In Leuconostoc kimchii IMSNU 11154, one genomic interval encodes:
- a CDS encoding glycoside hydrolase family 1 protein, giving the protein MYKTTYENSFPKGFLWGGATAANQIEGAWNLDGKGLSTAEVVQKADDRRKMSMGDVTEETLAIALADKTDDLYPKRRGVDFYHHYKEDIALFAEMGFKVYRFSIAWSRIFPQGEDAQPNEAGLVFYDNVLAELAKYDIVPLVTLSHYEMPVVLTQKYNGWAGRETIAAFNRFTETVFNRYHDQVDYWLTFNEINTGTWGFHETGAIDKGLSEREQLQIRYQALHHQFVASAIATKQLHQIDPNAKIGSMLARMQTYPATPKPEDVRAAQLEDEKNLFFTDVQARGEYPEYMNRFFSENGIVIHMAEDDQAILLENPVDFISFSYYMTNVTQHNQVDDGVGNMAVGGRNPYLKESDWGWQIDPVGLRITLNAMWDRYRKPLFIVENGLGALDKLEDDGHVHDQYRIDYLRAHIEQMKEAIKDGVNLLGYTMWGPIDLISFSTSEMSKRYGFIYVDQDDDGKGTLKRIKKDSFTWYKEVIASNGETL; this is encoded by the coding sequence ATGTATAAAACAACTTATGAAAACTCATTTCCCAAAGGATTCTTATGGGGTGGTGCGACTGCGGCTAATCAAATTGAAGGTGCTTGGAACCTTGATGGCAAAGGGTTAAGTACGGCTGAGGTTGTCCAAAAGGCTGATGATCGTCGTAAAATGTCTATGGGTGACGTCACTGAAGAAACGCTTGCAATAGCATTGGCTGATAAAACAGATGATTTATATCCTAAGCGACGTGGTGTTGATTTTTATCATCACTATAAAGAAGATATTGCGCTTTTTGCGGAAATGGGATTTAAAGTGTATCGCTTCTCGATTGCATGGTCTCGAATTTTCCCACAAGGAGAAGATGCACAACCAAACGAAGCAGGTTTGGTATTTTACGACAATGTATTAGCCGAATTAGCCAAATATGATATTGTGCCACTAGTGACGTTGTCACACTATGAGATGCCAGTTGTTTTGACACAGAAATATAATGGTTGGGCTGGGCGCGAAACAATTGCTGCATTTAATCGTTTTACTGAGACAGTATTCAACCGTTATCATGATCAAGTTGATTATTGGTTGACATTTAATGAAATCAATACAGGTACCTGGGGATTTCACGAAACGGGGGCCATTGATAAAGGCCTTTCGGAAAGAGAACAGTTACAGATTCGTTATCAAGCGTTACATCACCAATTTGTCGCCAGCGCTATTGCAACAAAGCAATTGCATCAGATTGATCCAAATGCCAAAATTGGATCAATGTTGGCACGGATGCAGACGTATCCTGCGACACCAAAGCCAGAGGATGTCAGAGCGGCACAATTAGAAGATGAAAAAAATCTGTTTTTTACAGATGTACAAGCACGTGGCGAGTATCCAGAATATATGAACCGTTTTTTCAGTGAAAACGGCATTGTGATTCACATGGCAGAAGATGACCAAGCTATTTTGCTTGAAAATCCAGTAGACTTTATTAGTTTTAGCTACTATATGACTAATGTGACACAGCATAATCAGGTTGATGATGGTGTGGGTAACATGGCCGTTGGCGGGCGTAATCCTTATTTGAAGGAATCAGATTGGGGATGGCAAATTGATCCCGTTGGATTACGGATAACTTTAAATGCGATGTGGGACCGTTACCGCAAACCACTATTTATTGTCGAAAATGGCCTAGGTGCTTTAGATAAACTTGAAGATGATGGTCATGTGCATGATCAGTATCGTATTGATTATTTACGTGCACATATTGAGCAAATGAAGGAAGCAATCAAGGATGGTGTTAATCTCTTAGGTTATACGATGTGGGGGCCAATTGATTTGATTAGTTTTTCGACATCAGAAATGTCAAAACGATATGGTTTCATTTATGTTGATCAAGATGATGATGGCAAGGGCACTTTGAAAAGAATTAAAAAAGATTCCTTCACGTGGTACAAAGAGGTTATTGCCTCCAATGGTGAAACACTCTAA